Proteins from a genomic interval of Streptomyces sp. SID8374:
- the nudC gene encoding NAD(+) diphosphatase codes for MSTFDNATADRPIGLTAPSGIDRAAHHRLDEAWLAVAWSHPTTRVFVVSGGQVLIDDTPEGGTSIVMTPAFEAPVTETHRYFLGTDEEGVSYFALQKDSLPGRMDQSARPAGLREAGLLLGPRDAGLMVHAVALENWQRLHRFCSRCGERTIIAAAGHIRRCQACGAEHYPRTDPAVIMLVTDDQDRALLGRQVHWPEGRFSTLAGFVEPGESIEQSVVREVYEEAGVTVGEVEYVASQPWPFPSSLMLGFMARATSSEINVDGEEIEEARWFSREDLTAAFESGEVMPPFGISIAARLIELWYGKPLPRPGSLNRTN; via the coding sequence GTGAGCACCTTCGACAACGCCACCGCAGACCGCCCGATCGGCCTCACCGCGCCCAGCGGCATCGACCGCGCGGCGCACCACCGCCTCGACGAGGCGTGGCTGGCCGTGGCGTGGAGCCACCCGACGACCCGCGTCTTCGTCGTCTCCGGCGGGCAGGTGCTGATCGACGACACCCCCGAGGGGGGCACCTCCATCGTGATGACCCCGGCCTTCGAGGCCCCGGTCACCGAGACCCACCGGTATTTCCTGGGCACCGACGAGGAGGGCGTCAGCTACTTCGCGCTCCAGAAGGACTCGCTGCCCGGCCGCATGGACCAGTCGGCCCGCCCGGCCGGGCTGCGCGAGGCGGGCCTGCTGCTCGGCCCCCGCGACGCCGGTCTGATGGTCCACGCGGTCGCCCTGGAGAACTGGCAGCGCCTGCACCGCTTCTGCTCCCGCTGCGGCGAGCGCACGATCATCGCGGCGGCCGGGCACATCCGCCGCTGCCAGGCCTGCGGCGCCGAGCACTACCCGCGCACCGACCCGGCGGTCATCATGCTCGTCACCGACGACCAGGACCGTGCGCTGCTGGGCCGCCAGGTGCACTGGCCCGAGGGGCGCTTCTCCACGCTCGCCGGGTTCGTGGAGCCGGGGGAGTCGATCGAACAGTCCGTGGTCCGCGAGGTGTACGAGGAGGCGGGCGTCACCGTCGGCGAGGTCGAGTACGTCGCCAGCCAGCCGTGGCCCTTCCCCTCCAGCCTGATGCTGGGCTTCATGGCCCGGGCGACCTCCTCGGAGATCAACGTCGACGGCGAGGAGATCGAGGAGGCCCGCTGGTTCTCCCGTGAGGACCTCACCGCCGCCTTCGAGTCGGGCGAGGTCATGCCCCCGTTCGGCATCTCGATCGCCGCCCGGCTGATCGAACTCTGGTACGGGAAGCCGCTGCCGAGGCCGGGCAGCCTGAACCGCACGAACTGA
- a CDS encoding glutaredoxin domain-containing protein — protein sequence MAGTVTMYSTTWCGYCRRLKGQMDREGIAYNEVNIEHDADSAAFVEKANGGNQTVPTLLIVSPSGTESVMTNPSLAQVKQALAA from the coding sequence ATGGCGGGCACTGTGACGATGTACAGCACCACCTGGTGCGGCTACTGCCGTCGGCTCAAGGGCCAGATGGACCGCGAGGGCATCGCGTACAACGAGGTCAACATCGAGCACGACGCGGACTCGGCGGCCTTCGTCGAGAAGGCGAACGGCGGAAACCAGACGGTCCCGACGCTTCTGATCGTCTCCCCCTCCGGCACCGAGTCGGTCATGACGAACCCGTCGCTGGCCCAGGTGAAGCAGGCTCTGGCCGCCTGA
- a CDS encoding dipeptidase, with the protein MSETPDSAVRTYTEQHRAAFLDDLAEWLRIPSVSAQPEHDGDVRRSAEWLSAKLKETGFPVTEIWETPGAPAVFAEWPSEDPDAPTVLVYGHHDVQPAAREDGWATDPFEPVIRDGRMYGRGAADDKGQVFFHTLGVRAHLAATGRTTPAVHLKLLIEGEEESGSPNFRALAEQHADRLAADAVIISDTGMWDEETPTVCTGMRGLAECEIVLDGPAQDIHSGSFGGAVPNPATEIARLVAALHDEDGKVAIPGFYDGVTDLTDTERALFAELPFDEATWLRTAKSRAASGEAGYSTLERVWARPTAEVNGIGGGYQGAGSKTIIPSSALVKISFRLVDGQDPDHVQQAVRAWAESRIPAGIRHRITFQPATRPCLTPLDHPALQAVARAMGRAFGKKILFTREGGSGPAADLRDVLGAPVLFLGISVPSDGWHAPDEKVELDLLLKGVETTAYLWGELATALGR; encoded by the coding sequence ATGAGCGAGACCCCGGACAGCGCCGTCCGTACGTACACCGAACAGCACCGCGCAGCCTTCCTCGACGACCTCGCCGAGTGGCTGCGCATCCCGTCCGTCTCCGCGCAGCCGGAGCACGACGGGGACGTACGGCGCAGCGCCGAGTGGCTGAGCGCCAAGCTCAAGGAGACCGGTTTCCCGGTCACCGAGATCTGGGAGACCCCCGGCGCCCCGGCGGTCTTCGCCGAGTGGCCCAGCGAGGACCCGGACGCCCCGACGGTCCTGGTCTACGGCCACCACGACGTACAGCCAGCCGCCCGCGAGGACGGCTGGGCCACCGACCCGTTCGAGCCGGTGATCCGCGACGGCCGGATGTACGGACGCGGCGCGGCCGACGACAAGGGCCAGGTCTTCTTCCACACCCTCGGCGTCCGCGCCCACCTCGCCGCCACCGGCCGCACCACCCCGGCCGTCCACCTCAAGCTGCTGATCGAGGGCGAGGAGGAGTCGGGCTCCCCGAACTTCCGTGCCCTGGCCGAACAGCACGCGGACCGCCTCGCCGCCGACGCCGTGATCATCTCCGACACCGGCATGTGGGACGAGGAGACCCCGACCGTCTGCACCGGCATGCGCGGCCTCGCCGAGTGCGAGATCGTGTTGGACGGCCCCGCCCAGGACATCCACTCCGGATCGTTCGGGGGAGCCGTCCCCAACCCGGCCACCGAGATCGCCCGCCTGGTCGCCGCCCTCCACGACGAGGACGGCAAGGTCGCGATCCCCGGCTTCTACGACGGGGTCACCGACCTCACCGACACCGAGCGGGCCCTCTTCGCCGAGCTGCCCTTCGACGAGGCGACCTGGCTGCGTACGGCGAAGTCGCGGGCGGCCTCCGGCGAGGCCGGGTACTCCACGCTGGAGCGCGTGTGGGCCCGCCCCACCGCCGAGGTCAACGGCATCGGCGGCGGCTACCAGGGCGCGGGCAGCAAGACGATCATCCCGTCCTCCGCCCTGGTGAAGATCAGCTTCCGGCTGGTCGACGGCCAGGACCCCGACCACGTACAGCAGGCGGTCCGCGCCTGGGCCGAGTCCCGCATCCCGGCGGGCATCCGGCACAGGATCACCTTCCAGCCCGCCACCCGCCCCTGTCTGACCCCGCTGGACCACCCCGCGCTCCAGGCCGTGGCCCGCGCGATGGGCCGGGCCTTCGGCAAGAAGATCCTCTTCACCCGTGAGGGCGGCTCCGGCCCGGCCGCCGACCTCCGGGACGTGCTCGGCGCCCCCGTCCTCTTCCTCGGCATCTCCGTACCCTCCGACGGCTGGCACGCCCCCGACGAGAAGGTGGAGCTGGACCTGCTGCTGAAGGGCGTGGAGACGACCGCGTACCTGTGGGGCGAACTGGCCACGGCGCTCGGCCGGTGA
- a CDS encoding UvrD-helicase domain-containing protein, whose translation MSSRITDPEQLKELLGIPFTPEQTACITAPPAPQVIVAGAGSGKTTVMAARVVWLVGTGQVAPEQVLGLTFTNKAAGELAERVRKALVAAGVTDPEVIDPDNPPGEPTISTYHAFAGRLLTEHGLRIGLEPSTRLLADATRYQLAAKVLREAPGPYPALTRSFPTLVSDLLALDGELSEHLVRPGELEAYDSELLRELATAKLSNADLRKIPETAEARRSLLSLTERYRSAKRSRDLLDFGDQIALSAELALTRPEVGEILRDEFRVVLLDEYQDTSVAQRLLLSALFGSGGGGSGGTATESGAAGPPPTGHAVTAVGDPCQAIYGWRGASVANLDDFPEHFPHADGTPATRYSLSENRRSGGRLLHLANGLAEPLRAMHEGVEALRPAPGAERDGLVRCALLSTHTEEIDWLADSLAHLVRTGTPPGEIAVLCRTAGDFGQIQAALVARDIPVEVVGLAGLLHLPEVADLVAVCEVLQDPGANASLVRLLTGPRWRIGPRDLALLGRRARLLVHRAAQGDDADPDRRLAEAVEGTDPAEVISLADALDTFLIAGDAADDGLPFSAEARVRFARLARELRDLRRSLADPLMDVLHRVLATTGLEVELSASPQALAARRRETLANFLDIAASFASLDGEASLLAFLGFLRTAAQYEKGLDNALPGGENTVKVLTAHKSKGLEWDVVAVPGLVSGQFPSDRARDAWTAQAKVLPHALRGDAATLPVLDAFDAKGMKAFKAEMKEHQHTEELRLGYVTFTRPRSLLLGSGHWWGPSQKRTRGPSAFLEALYEHCAAGHGEIEAWADEPAEDEENPALATPDTDLAWPLPLDATALARRRAARDTVLAHLESLALHGDEQPPAYAPEPDDVPAHEPWAEEPPADEPPFDEDWDWDALPTERPPDPASEPVPATASGPVRETAPHIPAARHPQEEPADHLTPEETRTLASWDRDLDALAGELRRARATVHDVLVPASLSATQLLRLAEDPDAFAKELARPMPRPPQPAARRGTRFHAWVESRYEELPLPMLGPDELPGGDESDAEIADERDLAELKEAFERTAYARRTPYRVETPFQITLAGRVIRGRIDAVYRTGDTYEIVDWKTTRHRTADPLQLALYRLAWAELHGLPLDAVTATFLYVRTGETVHPQGLPGRAELERILLDEPAPEDG comes from the coding sequence GTGTCCTCACGCATCACCGATCCCGAGCAGCTCAAGGAGCTCCTCGGGATCCCCTTCACCCCGGAGCAGACGGCCTGCATCACCGCGCCGCCCGCCCCGCAGGTGATCGTGGCCGGAGCCGGGTCGGGGAAGACCACGGTGATGGCCGCGCGTGTGGTCTGGCTCGTCGGCACCGGCCAGGTCGCACCGGAACAGGTCCTCGGCCTCACGTTCACCAACAAGGCGGCGGGCGAGCTGGCCGAGCGCGTCCGCAAGGCGCTCGTCGCCGCCGGGGTCACCGACCCGGAGGTCATCGACCCGGACAACCCGCCGGGCGAGCCCACGATCTCCACGTACCACGCGTTCGCCGGCCGCCTCCTCACCGAGCACGGACTGCGCATCGGCCTGGAGCCCTCCACGCGCCTCCTCGCCGACGCCACGCGCTACCAGCTGGCAGCAAAGGTGCTGCGGGAGGCCCCGGGCCCGTATCCGGCGCTCACCCGTTCCTTCCCGACCCTGGTCAGCGACCTCCTGGCCCTCGACGGAGAGCTGTCCGAACATCTCGTACGGCCCGGAGAGCTGGAGGCGTACGACAGCGAGCTGCTGCGCGAGCTGGCCACCGCCAAGCTCAGCAACGCCGACCTGCGCAAGATCCCCGAGACCGCCGAGGCCCGCCGCTCCCTCCTCTCCCTCACCGAGCGCTACCGGTCGGCCAAGCGGAGCCGTGACCTCCTGGACTTCGGCGATCAGATCGCCCTCTCCGCCGAGCTGGCCCTGACCCGGCCGGAGGTGGGGGAGATCCTGCGGGACGAGTTCCGGGTGGTGCTGCTGGACGAGTACCAGGACACGTCGGTCGCCCAGCGGCTGCTGCTGTCGGCGCTGTTCGGCAGCGGCGGTGGTGGAAGCGGCGGTACGGCTACGGAGTCGGGGGCGGCCGGCCCCCCGCCCACCGGCCACGCGGTGACCGCCGTAGGCGACCCCTGCCAGGCGATCTACGGCTGGCGCGGCGCCTCCGTCGCCAACCTGGACGACTTCCCCGAGCACTTCCCGCACGCCGACGGCACCCCCGCCACCCGTTACAGCCTCAGCGAGAACCGCCGCAGCGGCGGCCGCCTCCTCCACCTCGCCAACGGCCTCGCCGAACCGCTGCGCGCGATGCACGAGGGAGTGGAGGCGCTGCGCCCCGCACCCGGCGCCGAGCGCGACGGGCTGGTCCGCTGCGCCCTGCTCAGCACCCACACCGAGGAGATCGACTGGCTCGCGGACTCCCTCGCCCACCTCGTGCGCACCGGCACCCCGCCCGGCGAGATCGCCGTCCTGTGCCGCACCGCCGGGGACTTCGGGCAGATCCAGGCGGCCCTGGTCGCCCGGGACATCCCGGTCGAGGTGGTCGGCCTCGCCGGGCTGCTGCACCTGCCCGAGGTGGCGGACCTGGTCGCCGTGTGCGAGGTCCTCCAGGACCCGGGCGCCAACGCATCGCTGGTCCGCCTCCTCACCGGCCCGCGCTGGCGCATCGGCCCCCGCGACCTCGCGCTCCTGGGCCGCCGCGCCCGCCTCCTCGTCCACCGGGCCGCCCAAGGGGACGACGCCGACCCGGACCGGCGGCTCGCGGAGGCCGTCGAGGGCACCGACCCGGCCGAGGTGATATCGCTCGCCGACGCCCTGGACACCTTCCTCATCGCGGGTGACGCGGCGGACGACGGGCTGCCGTTCTCGGCTGAGGCCCGTGTGCGCTTCGCCCGCCTCGCCCGGGAGCTGCGCGACCTGCGCCGCTCGCTCGCCGACCCCCTGATGGACGTCCTGCACCGCGTCCTGGCCACCACCGGTCTGGAGGTCGAGTTGTCCGCCTCCCCGCAGGCACTGGCCGCCCGCCGCCGCGAGACGCTGGCCAACTTCCTGGACATAGCGGCCTCCTTCGCCTCCCTGGACGGCGAGGCGTCGCTGCTCGCCTTCCTGGGCTTCCTGCGGACGGCAGCGCAGTACGAGAAGGGCCTCGACAACGCGCTGCCCGGCGGCGAGAACACGGTGAAGGTCCTCACCGCGCACAAGTCCAAGGGCCTGGAGTGGGACGTGGTCGCCGTGCCCGGACTGGTCTCCGGCCAGTTCCCCAGCGACCGGGCCCGGGACGCCTGGACCGCCCAGGCCAAGGTGCTCCCGCACGCCCTGCGCGGCGACGCGGCGACCCTTCCGGTGCTGGACGCGTTCGACGCCAAGGGCATGAAGGCGTTCAAGGCGGAGATGAAGGAGCACCAGCACACGGAGGAGCTGCGCCTGGGGTACGTCACCTTCACCCGCCCCCGCTCCCTCCTCCTGGGCTCCGGCCACTGGTGGGGCCCGTCCCAGAAGCGGACGCGCGGCCCGTCGGCGTTCCTGGAGGCGCTGTACGAGCACTGCGCGGCCGGTCACGGCGAGATCGAGGCCTGGGCGGACGAGCCCGCCGAGGACGAGGAGAACCCGGCCCTCGCGACGCCCGACACCGACCTGGCCTGGCCGCTCCCGCTGGACGCCACGGCCCTGGCCCGCCGCCGCGCCGCCCGCGACACGGTGCTGGCCCACCTGGAGAGCCTGGCCCTCCACGGCGACGAGCAGCCACCGGCGTACGCCCCCGAACCCGACGACGTACCGGCGCACGAGCCCTGGGCCGAGGAGCCCCCGGCCGACGAGCCACCGTTCGACGAGGACTGGGACTGGGACGCGCTCCCCACCGAACGCCCCCCGGACCCGGCATCGGAGCCCGTCCCGGCCACGGCATCAGGGCCCGTACGGGAGACCGCCCCGCACATCCCCGCCGCCCGCCACCCCCAGGAAGAACCGGCGGACCACCTCACCCCCGAGGAGACCCGCACCCTCGCCTCCTGGGACCGGGATCTCGACGCGCTCGCCGGGGAGCTGCGCCGGGCCCGGGCCACCGTGCACGACGTCCTCGTCCCCGCCTCGCTCTCCGCCACCCAGCTGCTGCGCCTGGCCGAGGACCCCGACGCCTTCGCCAAGGAGCTGGCCCGGCCCATGCCCCGCCCGCCGCAGCCCGCCGCCCGCCGGGGCACCCGGTTCCACGCCTGGGTGGAGTCGCGGTACGAGGAGCTGCCGCTGCCCATGCTCGGCCCCGACGAACTGCCCGGGGGCGACGAGAGCGACGCGGAGATCGCCGACGAGCGGGACCTCGCCGAGCTGAAGGAGGCCTTCGAGCGCACCGCGTACGCCCGGCGGACGCCGTACCGGGTGGAGACCCCGTTCCAGATCACCCTCGCGGGCCGGGTGATCCGGGGCCGGATCGACGCGGTGTACCGCACGGGTGACACGTACGAGATCGTCGACTGGAAGACCACCCGGCACCGCACCGCCGACCCGCTCCAGCTCGCCCTCTACCGGCTGGCCTGGGCCGAGCTGCACGGGCTGCCCCTCGACGCGGTCACCGCCACCTTCCTCTACGTACGCACCGGGGAGACCGTCCATCCCCAGGGGCTGCCGGGCCGGGCTGAGCTGGAGCGGATCCTGCTGGACGAGCCGGCCCCCGAGGACGGATAG
- a CDS encoding ATP-dependent DNA helicase, whose product MSSSSSTRHSPHREPRPRTTGAYRLVRTPPGAVEPPLLDAGQRAVVDHAEGPLLVLAGPGTGKTTTLVESVAARVNRGADPARILVLTFSRKAAVELRDRMAARLGAARGPQATTFHSYCYALVRAHQDADLFADPLRLLSGPEQDVTVRELLAGQLELEKEGLAHVRWPDELRACLTTRGFADEVRAVLARSRELGLGPDALAAFARRTGRPDWSAAAQFLAEYLDILDAQGVLDYAELVHRAVLLAERPEVSAQLAGAYDAVYVDEYQDTDPAQVRLLHALAGNRGRGAHAGGGRTLVAFGDPDQSIYTFRGADVNGILEFPDTFRRADGAPAPVGVLTTSRRSGSELLAATRLLTRRMPLTRLPADTVRAHRELHAVREGGRVETYTYPTASTELDNIADLLRRAHLEDGVPWREMAVLVRAGGRSLPAVRRALTSAGVPLEVDGDDLPLRHEPAVAPLLTALRTVATAALHTHRIDEQAADEEQGDGQGEGQGEGAGEQAGGGGEQAADEPEAAPVTAPWLTTETALTLLTSPLGSMDAADLRRLGRALRDEERAAGIRVPAPSDELLARALAEPERLVTHDPAYAHGAQRLGALLRKARELLEGGGTAEEALWTLWNGTPWPGRLERAALRGGAGGRNADRDLDAVCALFDTAARAEERTGGRGALNFLEEVDAQDIAADTLSRRTARPDAVRLMTAHRSKGLEWRLVVVAGVQEGLWPDLRRRGSLLEADRIGRDGLAEPLTPGALLAEERRLFYVAATRARERLVVTAVKAPADDGDQPSRFLTELGVEPRDVTGRPRRPLAVAALVAELRATTVDPAASDALRDAAAHRLARLAALTDDEGQPLVPAAHPSRWWGLDEPTRSAVPLRDRDQPVTLSGSALDQLANTCALQWFLGREVKADAPATAAQGFGNVVHVLADEVASSRTPADLDVLMERLDSVWNGLAFDAPWKSEQEKDQARAALERFLHWHVLDRGGRTPTASEHDFDVTLEAGEYAVRIRGSMDRVEQDAEGRAYVVDFKTGKGAPTKDEVATHPQLAVYQLAVREGAVDEVFDGKRPEPGGAELVQLRQPAPKKEGGDTFPKVQAQEPLAGEWVSDLLATAAGKVLDERFTPTTGTHCAHCAFRASCSAQPEGRQVVE is encoded by the coding sequence GTGAGCTCCTCCTCTTCCACCCGGCACAGTCCGCACCGTGAACCACGGCCGCGGACCACGGGCGCGTACCGCCTGGTGCGCACCCCGCCGGGTGCGGTGGAGCCTCCTCTTCTGGACGCAGGCCAGCGCGCTGTGGTTGATCACGCCGAGGGACCGCTCCTCGTCCTCGCCGGTCCCGGCACCGGCAAGACCACCACGCTCGTGGAGTCCGTGGCCGCCCGGGTGAACCGGGGCGCCGACCCCGCCCGCATCCTCGTCCTCACCTTCAGCCGCAAGGCGGCCGTCGAACTGCGCGACCGGATGGCGGCCCGGCTCGGGGCGGCGCGCGGCCCGCAGGCCACCACCTTCCATTCGTACTGCTACGCCCTGGTCCGCGCCCACCAGGACGCCGATCTCTTCGCCGATCCGCTGCGGCTGCTCTCCGGGCCCGAGCAGGACGTCACCGTCCGCGAGCTGCTCGCCGGCCAGCTGGAGCTGGAGAAGGAGGGGCTGGCCCATGTCCGCTGGCCCGACGAGCTGCGCGCCTGCCTGACCACCCGGGGCTTCGCCGACGAGGTGCGGGCCGTGCTCGCCCGCAGCCGCGAACTGGGCCTCGGTCCGGACGCCCTCGCCGCCTTCGCCCGCCGCACGGGCCGCCCGGACTGGTCGGCGGCGGCCCAGTTCCTCGCCGAGTACCTGGACATCCTCGACGCCCAGGGCGTCCTGGACTACGCGGAGCTGGTCCACCGCGCGGTCCTGCTCGCCGAGCGCCCGGAGGTCTCCGCGCAGCTGGCCGGGGCGTACGACGCGGTGTACGTCGACGAGTACCAGGACACCGACCCGGCGCAGGTGCGCCTGCTGCACGCCCTGGCCGGGAACCGGGGGCGCGGGGCGCACGCCGGGGGCGGCCGGACGCTGGTGGCCTTCGGCGACCCTGACCAGTCGATCTACACGTTCCGGGGCGCCGATGTGAACGGCATCCTCGAATTCCCCGACACCTTCCGGCGGGCGGACGGGGCCCCCGCACCCGTGGGCGTCCTGACCACCTCGCGCCGCTCCGGCTCCGAGCTGCTCGCGGCGACCCGGCTGCTCACCCGCCGGATGCCGCTGACCCGGCTGCCCGCCGACACGGTCCGCGCCCACCGCGAGCTGCACGCCGTCCGGGAGGGCGGCCGGGTGGAGACGTACACCTACCCGACCGCCTCCACGGAGCTGGACAACATCGCGGACCTGCTGCGCCGCGCCCACCTGGAGGACGGGGTTCCGTGGCGCGAGATGGCCGTGCTGGTACGGGCCGGAGGCCGCTCGCTGCCCGCCGTCCGCCGCGCCCTCACCTCGGCGGGCGTCCCTCTGGAGGTCGACGGCGACGACCTCCCGCTCCGCCACGAACCGGCCGTCGCCCCGCTGCTGACGGCGCTGCGGACGGTGGCGACGGCGGCGCTGCACACGCATCGGATCGACGAGCAGGCGGCCGATGAGGAACAGGGCGACGGGCAAGGCGAGGGGCAAGGCGAAGGCGCGGGCGAGCAGGCCGGGGGCGGGGGCGAGCAGGCGGCCGATGAGCCGGAGGCAGCCCCGGTCACCGCGCCCTGGCTCACCACCGAGACCGCCCTCACCCTCCTCACCTCCCCCCTCGGCTCCATGGACGCCGCCGACCTCCGCCGCCTCGGCCGGGCACTGCGCGACGAGGAGCGCGCCGCCGGAATTCGGGTCCCCGCCCCCTCCGACGAGCTGCTGGCCCGAGCGCTGGCCGAGCCCGAACGGCTGGTCACCCACGATCCGGCGTACGCCCACGGCGCGCAGCGCCTCGGCGCGCTCCTGCGCAAGGCCCGCGAGCTCCTCGAAGGCGGCGGCACCGCAGAGGAGGCCCTGTGGACCCTGTGGAACGGCACCCCCTGGCCGGGCAGGCTGGAGCGGGCCGCGCTGCGCGGCGGGGCGGGCGGACGCAATGCCGACCGCGACCTCGACGCGGTGTGCGCCCTGTTCGACACGGCCGCGCGCGCCGAGGAGCGCACCGGCGGACGCGGGGCGCTCAACTTCCTGGAGGAGGTGGACGCCCAGGACATCGCCGCCGACACCCTCTCCCGGCGGACCGCCCGCCCCGACGCCGTACGCCTGATGACCGCGCACCGCTCCAAGGGCCTGGAGTGGCGGCTCGTCGTCGTCGCCGGGGTCCAGGAAGGGCTCTGGCCCGACCTGCGCCGACGCGGTTCCCTCCTGGAGGCGGACCGGATCGGCCGCGACGGGCTCGCCGAACCCCTCACGCCCGGCGCCCTCCTCGCCGAGGAGCGCCGCCTCTTCTACGTCGCCGCCACCCGCGCCCGCGAGCGCCTCGTCGTCACCGCCGTGAAGGCCCCCGCCGACGACGGCGACCAGCCCTCCCGCTTCCTGACCGAGCTGGGCGTCGAACCCCGCGATGTCACCGGCCGCCCGCGCCGCCCCCTCGCCGTCGCCGCGCTCGTCGCCGAACTGCGGGCCACCACGGTCGACCCGGCCGCCTCCGACGCCCTGCGCGACGCCGCCGCCCACCGCCTGGCCCGGCTCGCCGCGCTCACCGACGACGAGGGCCAGCCGCTCGTGCCCGCCGCCCACCCGTCCCGCTGGTGGGGCCTGGACGAACCGACCCGCTCCGCCGTCCCCCTGCGCGACCGCGACCAGCCCGTCACCCTCTCCGGCTCCGCCCTGGACCAGCTCGCCAACACCTGCGCCCTCCAGTGGTTCCTGGGCCGCGAGGTCAAGGCCGACGCCCCGGCGACCGCCGCCCAGGGGTTCGGCAACGTCGTCCACGTACTCGCCGACGAGGTCGCCTCCAGCCGTACGCCCGCCGATCTCGACGTCCTCATGGAGCGCCTGGACTCCGTCTGGAACGGCCTCGCCTTCGACGCCCCCTGGAAGTCCGAGCAGGAGAAGGACCAGGCCCGCGCCGCCCTGGAACGCTTCCTGCACTGGCACGTCCTGGACCGGGGCGGCCGCACCCCCACCGCCAGCGAGCACGACTTCGACGTGACCCTGGAGGCAGGCGAGTACGCCGTCCGCATCCGGGGCTCCATGGACCGCGTCGAACAGGACGCCGAGGGGAGGGCGTACGTCGTCGACTTCAAGACCGGCAAGGGCGCGCCCACCAAGGACGAGGTGGCCACCCACCCCCAGCTCGCCGTCTACCAGCTGGCGGTCCGCGAGGGCGCGGTCGACGAGGTGTTCGACGGCAAGCGCCCCGAACCCGGCGGCGCCGAACTGGTCCAGCTCCGCCAGCCCGCCCCCAAGAAGGAGGGCGGCGACACCTTCCCCAAGGTCCAGGCCCAGGAGCCGCTGGCCGGGGAGTGGGTCTCCGACCTGCTCGCGACGGCCGCCGGCAAGGTCCTGGACGAACGGTTCACGCCCACCACCGGCACCCACTGCGCCCACTGCGCCTTCCGCGCCTCGTGCAGCGCGCAGCCGGAGGGGCGGCAGGTGGTGGAGTAG